A window from Flavobacterium gyeonganense encodes these proteins:
- a CDS encoding sialidase family protein, translated as MKLKHITIAFFGLLLLGSCKSALEKKTWKEGILVDEFIYDKAPYPSCHSVTIVEATNGDLVSAWFGGSHERHPDVCIYSAIKPKGSDKWGEPIKVADGVMPDGTRFPTWNPVLYQIPGGDLMLFYKIGPKPSEWWGVYRTSSDGGKTWSDKIDMPNKDFLGPIKNKPVLLSNGTVLLPSSTEGNGWHLRMESTPDFGKTWVLGDTISRGKQKVNAIQPSILFHKDGSIQAIGRTKNRAIFSTFSKNNGKTWSELELIGLPNNNSGTDAVTLKNGKHLLVYNHVLPPGNEAKGPRTPLNLSISDDGINWNATLVLEDSKISQYSYPSIIQSSDGMVHIVYTWRRQKLKYVKIDPSKLVALPIKNGIWPGQEGVEVKAVKAEEE; from the coding sequence ATGAAACTAAAACACATAACTATTGCCTTTTTTGGACTCTTACTTTTGGGAAGCTGTAAATCTGCTTTGGAAAAAAAGACATGGAAAGAAGGAATTTTAGTAGATGAATTCATTTACGATAAAGCGCCTTATCCGTCCTGCCATTCCGTAACTATTGTGGAAGCGACGAATGGAGATTTAGTGTCAGCTTGGTTTGGTGGAAGTCACGAAAGACATCCGGATGTATGTATTTATTCAGCAATAAAACCAAAAGGAAGTGACAAATGGGGTGAACCTATTAAAGTAGCTGATGGCGTGATGCCAGATGGAACAAGATTTCCAACATGGAATCCTGTTTTGTACCAAATTCCGGGTGGCGATTTGATGTTGTTTTATAAAATCGGACCAAAACCATCTGAGTGGTGGGGTGTTTACAGAACTTCTTCTGATGGCGGAAAAACCTGGTCTGATAAGATAGATATGCCAAATAAAGATTTTCTGGGACCAATCAAAAACAAGCCGGTTTTATTGAGCAACGGAACAGTATTGCTTCCTTCAAGCACCGAAGGAAATGGCTGGCATTTGCGTATGGAATCAACTCCGGACTTCGGAAAAACCTGGGTTCTGGGTGATACCATTTCAAGAGGCAAGCAAAAAGTTAATGCGATTCAGCCAAGTATTTTGTTTCATAAAGACGGAAGCATTCAGGCTATTGGAAGAACTAAAAACAGAGCAATTTTCAGTACTTTTTCTAAAAACAACGGAAAAACCTGGTCGGAGTTAGAACTAATTGGTTTGCCAAACAACAACTCAGGAACCGATGCGGTAACATTGAAAAACGGAAAACATTTATTGGTTTACAACCACGTTTTGCCTCCGGGAAATGAAGCCAAAGGGCCAAGAACGCCTTTAAATCTTTCTATTTCAGACGACGGAATCAATTGGAATGCGACTTTGGTTTTAGAAGATTCAAAAATCAGTCAATATTCTTATCCATCGATAATTCAGAGTTCAGACGGAATGGTGCATATTGTGTATACCTGGAGAAGACAAAAACTGAAATACGTAAAAATTGATCCAAGCAAATTGGTAGCACTTCCAATCAAAAACGGAATCTGGCCAGGACAAGAAGGGGTTGAAGTAAAAGCGGTTAAAGCTGAAGAAGAATAA
- a CDS encoding TonB-dependent receptor, translating into MKNKLFVSIFFGLLSTIVFSQTASVAGKVKISNGNSSDFINVKIKGTSMSASTDRNGEYTIKNLQNGNATLVVSAMGFETQEISVELKENETTIAHEVFLIEATNQLQSVEVTGRKKSSYKNDNTFSATKLEMRVIDVPQSISFVTKELIQDQQALRLKDVGKNVAGVNEFSTYDDIVIRGFRNNDSNGRLINGLRGVNSFWTSPLLVNIERVEYIKGPASAVFANSSPGGTINMITKKPLDETRQAIQFTTGSFNTFRTTADFTGAVNEDKSLLYRLNLGYENADTYRDQIGNKSIVIAPSVSFIPKEGTRFNADLVYTNLDTKLDRGRTIVQGTTDLFATPIGFNIAQPNDYLRSKTLALTLSFSQVINKYLTFNASYLKVRYDEELNEHGFNGYITPTLIAMYFNDRKTIQHGNNLSTYFSSKFNTGELEHQAVAGYDYINGEINQYQRDAENESGNVSNFDLSDPTYFIRPIETYDFTSTTNDISKYYTNGFYVQDLIKYKRLQLLLSLRQEFYTFPENASAGITDGKKTEKALLPKVGLTYSITDNINAYGTYATGFENQNAATVGNINAGGPFDPMTSNLFEIGSKGEFFNKKLFIGTAVYQITRNNILVSANDATNPDLLEQRGQERARGFEVEAVGKINNNLSINLSYAYNNAIITESVKGDINNQVGLTKENAPKHISGSWIKYSFNEGVIKGLGLAIGHSQVSKRETFVRTLQLPSYVVFNTAAYYKVDRFTIGLNFNNIFDKKYLVGGYNYQRNFTGAPSNFLVNVGYTF; encoded by the coding sequence ATGAAAAACAAACTATTCGTAAGCATCTTTTTTGGCTTATTAAGTACAATTGTATTTTCACAAACGGCGAGTGTCGCGGGTAAAGTGAAAATTTCAAACGGAAATTCATCCGATTTTATAAATGTAAAAATCAAAGGTACTTCTATGTCTGCAAGTACAGACAGAAATGGAGAATATACTATAAAAAATCTTCAAAACGGTAATGCAACACTGGTTGTATCAGCAATGGGATTTGAAACACAGGAAATCTCTGTTGAACTAAAAGAAAATGAAACTACCATTGCTCATGAAGTTTTCCTGATTGAAGCTACAAATCAATTACAATCGGTTGAAGTAACCGGAAGAAAAAAATCTTCCTATAAAAATGACAACACTTTTTCGGCCACAAAATTAGAAATGAGGGTTATTGACGTTCCTCAAAGCATTTCGTTTGTAACCAAAGAACTTATACAGGATCAACAAGCGTTACGTCTGAAGGATGTGGGAAAAAATGTCGCGGGTGTCAATGAATTCAGTACTTATGATGATATCGTGATCAGAGGGTTTAGAAACAATGACAGCAACGGCCGATTAATCAATGGATTGCGCGGTGTCAATAGTTTCTGGACAAGTCCTTTACTGGTTAATATAGAAAGAGTTGAATACATAAAAGGACCGGCATCGGCTGTTTTTGCCAATTCGAGTCCGGGTGGAACTATTAACATGATTACCAAAAAGCCATTGGATGAAACCAGACAGGCTATTCAGTTTACAACTGGAAGTTTCAATACGTTTAGAACTACAGCAGATTTTACAGGAGCTGTAAATGAAGATAAATCTTTATTGTACCGATTGAATCTGGGTTATGAAAATGCCGATACTTACAGAGATCAGATTGGTAATAAATCGATTGTTATAGCGCCATCTGTTTCCTTTATTCCTAAAGAAGGAACACGATTTAATGCAGACTTGGTTTATACGAACCTGGATACAAAACTGGACAGAGGAAGAACTATTGTTCAGGGTACAACAGATCTTTTTGCAACACCAATTGGCTTCAACATCGCGCAGCCAAATGATTATTTAAGAAGCAAAACACTGGCGTTAACTTTATCATTCAGTCAGGTTATCAATAAATACCTGACATTCAACGCTTCTTATTTAAAAGTACGATATGACGAAGAACTGAATGAGCACGGCTTTAACGGATACATTACACCAACTTTGATTGCTATGTATTTTAATGACCGAAAAACGATTCAGCACGGAAACAATTTGTCTACTTATTTTTCTTCTAAATTTAATACCGGAGAACTGGAACATCAGGCAGTTGCAGGATACGATTATATTAATGGAGAAATCAACCAGTACCAAAGAGATGCTGAGAATGAATCCGGAAATGTGAGTAATTTTGATTTATCTGATCCAACTTATTTTATCAGACCTATTGAGACTTATGATTTTACATCTACAACAAATGATATCAGTAAATATTATACCAACGGTTTTTATGTTCAGGATCTAATTAAATATAAAAGATTACAGTTATTATTAAGTCTGAGACAGGAGTTTTACACGTTTCCTGAAAATGCTTCTGCCGGAATTACAGACGGCAAAAAAACTGAAAAAGCATTATTACCAAAAGTTGGACTTACCTACAGCATTACTGATAACATAAATGCATATGGGACATACGCAACTGGTTTTGAAAATCAGAATGCTGCAACCGTCGGAAATATAAATGCTGGAGGACCGTTTGACCCAATGACCAGCAACTTATTTGAAATAGGTTCTAAAGGCGAGTTCTTCAATAAAAAACTTTTTATCGGAACTGCTGTTTACCAAATTACAAGAAATAACATCCTGGTTAGTGCAAATGACGCCACAAACCCTGATTTATTAGAACAAAGAGGTCAGGAACGTGCGAGAGGTTTTGAAGTTGAAGCCGTTGGAAAAATAAATAACAACCTGAGCATTAATCTGAGTTATGCTTACAACAATGCTATAATTACTGAGTCTGTAAAAGGTGATATCAATAATCAGGTTGGACTTACTAAAGAAAATGCTCCAAAACACATCAGCGGCAGCTGGATAAAATACAGTTTTAATGAAGGTGTTATTAAAGGTTTAGGACTGGCAATTGGACATAGTCAGGTTTCTAAAAGAGAAACATTTGTGAGAACTCTACAGCTTCCGTCGTATGTTGTCTTTAATACTGCCGCATATTATAAAGTAGATCGTTTTACGATTGGCCTTAATTTCAATAACATTTTCGACAAAAAATATTTGGTTGGCGGTTATAACTATCAACGAAACTTTACAGGAGCACCAAGCAATTTCCTTGTAAACGTTGGATATACTTTTTAA
- a CDS encoding PepSY-associated TM helix domain-containing protein, producing MRKFFNKIHLWLGLASGLVVFISMLAASIFVWDEELSLWYHQEKYLVHEVKNSVLPLDTLVSIVKNKYPLADYIEISKNPDRSYVFTSYKENTKPHWTAASDYEIYNHIYIDQYTGQELGEVDLRYDWIFNLRLLHQNLLLTYDVGHYFVGISTLIIFILILSGIYLWWPKNKAALKQRVWFRWKSTTKWKRKNYDFHNIGGIYTFLFILIFAVTGLVWTFDWWTNGIYRILGNDPEKVWSKPPEIKNVNPVKTINPLESIILFTKEKIPNYTTIGLTLPETTVKNPVPVNAFVRHEGNSGWDESDSYTFNSQTAENYFKVTHHDKTLGAKWRNSNYAIHTGSIYGLPTKILATLVSLFCALLPVSGFLIWWGRNKKSKSKK from the coding sequence ATGAGAAAATTTTTTAATAAAATACATCTATGGCTCGGGCTTGCGTCCGGGCTTGTTGTATTTATAAGCATGCTGGCTGCCAGTATTTTTGTTTGGGATGAAGAATTATCATTATGGTATCATCAGGAAAAATATCTGGTTCACGAAGTTAAAAATTCCGTTTTACCATTAGATACACTAGTCAGTATTGTAAAAAATAAATATCCGCTTGCTGATTATATTGAAATTAGTAAAAACCCGGATAGAAGTTATGTTTTCACCAGCTATAAAGAAAATACAAAACCACACTGGACCGCAGCATCTGATTACGAAATTTACAATCACATTTATATTGACCAATACACAGGCCAAGAACTTGGAGAAGTAGATTTACGGTATGACTGGATATTCAATTTAAGATTGCTACATCAAAATTTGCTTTTAACTTATGATGTCGGACATTATTTTGTAGGCATCTCAACCCTCATTATTTTTATACTGATCCTGAGCGGCATCTATTTGTGGTGGCCCAAAAACAAAGCAGCATTAAAACAGAGGGTCTGGTTTCGATGGAAAAGCACCACAAAATGGAAACGTAAAAATTATGATTTTCATAATATTGGAGGTATTTATACCTTTTTGTTTATTTTGATTTTTGCTGTTACCGGACTCGTATGGACTTTTGACTGGTGGACAAACGGGATTTACAGAATTTTAGGAAACGATCCAGAAAAAGTCTGGAGTAAACCTCCTGAAATAAAAAACGTTAATCCGGTAAAAACGATTAATCCATTGGAATCTATTATTTTGTTTACGAAAGAAAAAATTCCAAACTACACTACTATCGGATTAACCCTGCCTGAAACAACGGTTAAAAATCCGGTTCCGGTTAATGCATTTGTGAGACATGAAGGCAATTCCGGCTGGGATGAATCAGACAGTTACACTTTTAACAGCCAGACAGCCGAAAATTATTTTAAAGTAACCCATCATGACAAAACCCTGGGTGCAAAGTGGAGAAACAGCAATTACGCTATTCACACCGGCAGTATATATGGTTTGCCAACTAAAATTTTAGCTACACTAGTTTCGTTGTTTTGTGCACTTTTGCCTGTCAGCGGTTTTTTAATTTGGTGGGGAAGAAATAAAAAAAGTAAATCCAAAAAATAA
- a CDS encoding BRO family protein translates to MDAVKIFEDRKVRSHYDSDNEIWYFSIVDIVEALTDSKNPTDYLKKIRKRDVELGSYIGTNCPQITMLANGKKRKTLAGNVEHILRLVQSIPSPKAEPFKQWLAKVGYERIQEIQDPSQSVDRARENWKEHGRSEKWIQQRMMGQETRNKLTDYWKEAGIEEKKEFAILTNIIHQEWTGLSVKKHKEVKGLKSQNLRDHMSEAELIFTALAELSTRQIAENDEAKGLL, encoded by the coding sequence ATGGATGCCGTTAAAATTTTTGAAGATAGAAAAGTAAGAAGCCATTATGATTCTGATAATGAAATATGGTATTTTTCAATAGTGGATATTGTTGAAGCTTTAACAGATTCTAAAAATCCTACAGATTATTTAAAAAAGATAAGGAAAAGAGATGTTGAACTTGGAAGCTACATAGGGACAAATTGTCCCCAGATAACAATGCTAGCTAATGGAAAAAAACGAAAAACACTGGCAGGGAATGTTGAGCATATTCTTCGATTGGTACAATCTATCCCATCACCAAAAGCAGAACCTTTTAAACAATGGCTGGCAAAAGTAGGGTATGAACGTATTCAGGAAATTCAGGATCCTTCTCAAAGTGTAGATCGTGCAAGAGAAAACTGGAAAGAACACGGGAGAAGCGAAAAGTGGATTCAGCAGCGGATGATGGGGCAGGAGACGCGGAATAAACTAACCGATTATTGGAAAGAAGCAGGTATTGAAGAGAAAAAAGAATTTGCTATTCTAACCAATATCATCCATCAGGAATGGACAGGACTTTCGGTGAAAAAGCATAAAGAAGTAAAAGGATTAAAATCGCAAAACTTACGCGATCACATGAGTGAAGCTGAATTGATTTTTACTGCACTTGCTGAGCTTTCTACCAGACAAATAGCCGAAAATGATGAAGCAAAAGGATTGCTGTAA
- a CDS encoding glycoside hydrolase family 78 protein has translation MKKFFLHLTFIIITLISLSAQAQNKISVTNLQCEMLNNPEGIDVVQPRLSWQIKSDVNDIKQTAYQIMVASTLENLNANKADLWDSGKVSSNESVNIIYNGKKLGDRQNAFWKVTVFTNKGEIKSTTTAHFSIGILTYADWKSTRWIGYEKLSKDDSISQYSRLSARYLRKEINLKKQVKNGKVYIMGMGLYELYINGNKIGDQVLAPVPTDYTKNVKYNVFDVTSQLKEGKNMLGTILGNGRFFAMRQDYKPYKIKSFGFPKMALQLFVEYTDGTKDVIRTDDTWKLTTDGPILSNNEYDGEEYDARKEMKGWATTNFDDATWVNVRYVQEPGGFYEAQMTPNMKIMGEVKPISIKATAKGTYILDMGQNMVGWLQLKVKGKSGDQITMKFAESLQADGSLYIANLRDAKTTDVYTLKGEGEEIWEPRFIFHGFRFVEISGFPTKPTVDNFIGKVVYDDIKTTGTFESSDATMNQIFKNAWWGISGNYKGMPIDCPQRNERQPWLGDRTTGAYGESFLFDNQTLYAKWLDDIKYSQTQDGGLPDVAPAFWRYYGDNVTWPGTYITVGDMLYHQFDDAEVIKKQYPSMKKWMVYMEENYLQNDLMDKDKYGDWCVPPESLELIRSKDPARLTDGQLLSSAFYYQLLTIMKKFAVIAKADADVVYYDDLAVRIKKAFNAKFLNTEKNYYANNTVTANVLPLAFGLVPENLKDKVFQNMVHEVEVTKNGHISTGVIGTQFLMRTLTNFGRGDLAFKLASNKTYPSWGFMVENGATTIWELWNGNTADPSMNSQNHVMLLGDLLIWYYENMAGIKSNPETPGFKQIIMKPDFNAGLTFVNASYESIYGLIKSDWKKSKNTLQWKITIPANSSAIVYLPTADVSSITVNNKKLDKFSSSYKTENNNIILTLESGSYVLNVK, from the coding sequence ATGAAAAAGTTTTTTTTACATCTTACATTCATCATTATAACCTTGATTTCACTTTCGGCGCAAGCCCAAAATAAAATCAGCGTAACAAATCTGCAATGCGAAATGCTTAACAATCCGGAAGGAATTGATGTCGTTCAGCCCCGTTTGAGCTGGCAGATAAAGTCGGATGTGAATGATATAAAACAAACCGCTTATCAAATTATGGTTGCTTCGACATTAGAAAATCTAAACGCAAACAAAGCTGATTTGTGGGATAGCGGAAAAGTATCAAGCAACGAATCTGTCAATATAATTTACAACGGAAAAAAGCTGGGAGACCGACAAAACGCGTTTTGGAAAGTAACTGTTTTTACCAATAAAGGCGAAATAAAATCAACTACAACTGCTCATTTCAGCATCGGGATTTTAACCTATGCTGACTGGAAATCGACTCGCTGGATTGGGTATGAAAAATTATCGAAAGATGATAGCATTTCCCAATATTCGAGATTGTCTGCGCGTTATTTGCGAAAAGAAATCAACCTAAAAAAACAAGTCAAAAATGGCAAAGTTTATATTATGGGAATGGGTTTGTATGAACTCTATATCAACGGAAATAAAATTGGCGATCAGGTTTTGGCACCCGTTCCGACGGATTACACCAAAAACGTAAAATACAATGTTTTTGATGTGACTTCACAACTGAAAGAAGGCAAAAACATGCTGGGAACGATTTTAGGAAACGGACGTTTTTTTGCGATGCGTCAGGATTACAAACCGTATAAAATCAAATCATTTGGTTTTCCGAAAATGGCTTTGCAGTTGTTTGTTGAATATACCGATGGAACCAAAGATGTTATCCGAACAGATGACACCTGGAAATTAACCACTGACGGACCGATTCTATCCAACAACGAGTACGACGGCGAAGAATACGATGCCCGCAAGGAAATGAAAGGCTGGGCTACGACCAATTTTGATGATGCAACCTGGGTAAATGTCAGATACGTTCAGGAACCGGGCGGTTTTTATGAAGCACAGATGACGCCAAATATGAAAATAATGGGCGAGGTAAAACCAATTTCAATCAAAGCGACTGCGAAAGGAACATATATTTTGGATATGGGGCAGAATATGGTCGGCTGGTTACAACTGAAAGTAAAAGGGAAAAGCGGTGACCAAATCACGATGAAATTTGCCGAATCTTTGCAGGCTGATGGTTCGTTGTACATTGCCAATTTGCGTGATGCCAAAACTACCGATGTTTACACTTTAAAAGGTGAAGGTGAAGAAATTTGGGAACCACGATTCATTTTTCACGGTTTCCGATTTGTAGAGATTTCGGGTTTTCCAACCAAACCAACAGTGGATAATTTCATTGGAAAAGTGGTGTATGATGATATCAAAACCACCGGAACTTTTGAATCTTCGGATGCGACGATGAACCAGATTTTCAAAAATGCGTGGTGGGGAATCAGCGGAAATTACAAAGGAATGCCAATCGATTGTCCTCAACGCAACGAGCGTCAGCCTTGGCTGGGCGATAGAACGACAGGTGCTTATGGTGAAAGTTTTCTATTCGATAATCAGACTTTGTATGCCAAATGGCTCGATGATATTAAATATTCGCAGACTCAGGACGGAGGATTGCCAGATGTGGCACCGGCTTTTTGGCGTTATTATGGCGATAATGTGACCTGGCCGGGAACGTATATCACGGTGGGCGATATGCTGTACCATCAATTTGATGATGCAGAAGTGATCAAAAAACAATATCCGTCTATGAAAAAATGGATGGTGTATATGGAAGAAAATTATCTTCAAAATGATTTAATGGACAAGGACAAATACGGTGATTGGTGCGTTCCGCCGGAATCATTAGAGTTGATTCGTTCCAAAGATCCTGCCCGTTTGACGGATGGACAATTGTTGTCGAGTGCATTTTATTATCAGCTTTTGACTATTATGAAAAAGTTTGCCGTAATCGCAAAAGCGGATGCTGATGTTGTCTATTATGATGATTTGGCTGTGAGAATTAAAAAAGCATTCAATGCTAAATTTTTAAATACAGAGAAAAATTATTACGCAAATAACACCGTGACAGCAAACGTTTTGCCATTGGCTTTTGGTTTGGTCCCGGAAAATTTAAAAGATAAAGTTTTCCAGAATATGGTTCACGAAGTTGAGGTGACCAAAAACGGTCATATCAGCACAGGAGTTATCGGAACACAATTTTTGATGCGTACGCTGACGAACTTCGGAAGAGGGGATTTGGCTTTCAAATTGGCCTCAAATAAAACTTATCCAAGCTGGGGATTTATGGTCGAAAACGGTGCAACAACCATTTGGGAATTATGGAACGGAAATACCGCAGACCCGTCGATGAATTCGCAAAACCACGTGATGCTTTTGGGTGATTTATTGATCTGGTACTACGAAAATATGGCGGGAATCAAGAGTAATCCTGAAACTCCGGGTTTCAAACAAATCATTATGAAACCGGATTTCAACGCCGGACTGACTTTTGTAAATGCATCTTATGAATCCATTTACGGTTTAATCAAAAGTGACTGGAAGAAAAGTAAAAACACATTGCAGTGGAAAATTACCATTCCGGCGAATTCATCGGCAATAGTGTATCTGCCAACAGCTGATGTTTCATCGATAACGGTAAACAATAAGAAGCTGGATAAATTTTCATCTTCTTATAAAACAGAAAATAATAATATTATCCTGACTTTGGAATCTGGTTCTTATGTTTTGAATGTGAAGTAA
- a CDS encoding MGH1-like glycoside hydrolase domain-containing protein — MLHQLKYKIIAFVILISALNSGCKSGAGHSKKGTSVVLKADNFKHYVDYFNKMEDENLKFAIPNDSAWAWMEKNVPLFECPQQNFEEIYYYRWWTARKHIKKTPLGFGITEFLVDRSYADKYNLIACAVGHHINEFRWVHDPQYIEQDVKIWYRGNEGKPMNKLYKFSSWTADALYNRYLVNKDEKFLLDMYPDMVADYAVWEKDRQRKDGLFWQHDVKDGMEESLSGGRKVQNARPTINSYMFGNAVAISKMASMKGDKETEAKFKAKADVLQQLVETKLWNPKSEFFETFTEKDTLAQVREAIGFIPWYFNLPKKDKGFEKAWEQIKDEKGFSAPFGLTTAERRSPRFRTHGTGTCEWDGAIWPFASSQTLTALANVLNNYDQNFVAKTDYFKQMDLYVQSQYYRGKPYIGEYLDETTGYWLMGDKERSRYYNHSTFNDLMITGLVGLRPRADEKIEVNPLIPQEKWDWFCLDNVLYHGNIITILWDKTGEKYHKGKGFRIFKNGKEIAVSEKLEKLVSE; from the coding sequence ATGTTACACCAATTAAAATACAAAATAATTGCTTTTGTTATCCTGATTTCGGCTTTGAACAGCGGTTGTAAATCGGGTGCGGGGCATTCTAAAAAAGGAACTTCGGTTGTTTTGAAAGCGGATAATTTTAAGCATTATGTGGATTATTTCAACAAGATGGAGGACGAGAATCTGAAATTTGCGATTCCGAATGACAGTGCGTGGGCGTGGATGGAAAAGAATGTTCCGTTGTTTGAATGTCCACAGCAGAATTTTGAGGAGATTTATTATTATCGTTGGTGGACGGCTCGAAAACACATCAAGAAAACGCCACTTGGTTTCGGAATCACCGAGTTTTTAGTAGATCGTTCTTATGCCGATAAATACAATTTGATTGCTTGTGCAGTGGGGCATCACATCAATGAATTTCGCTGGGTGCACGATCCGCAGTACATTGAGCAGGATGTCAAAATTTGGTACCGTGGCAATGAAGGAAAACCGATGAACAAATTGTATAAATTCAGCAGTTGGACAGCTGATGCATTGTACAATCGGTATTTGGTGAATAAGGATGAAAAATTCTTATTGGATATGTACCCGGATATGGTTGCGGATTATGCTGTTTGGGAAAAAGACCGTCAGCGCAAGGATGGTTTGTTTTGGCAACACGATGTAAAGGACGGAATGGAAGAGTCGTTGAGTGGCGGGCGAAAAGTACAAAATGCAAGACCGACGATTAACAGTTATATGTTTGGAAATGCCGTGGCAATTTCGAAAATGGCATCGATGAAAGGTGACAAAGAAACGGAGGCAAAATTTAAAGCCAAAGCCGATGTTTTGCAACAATTGGTGGAAACGAAATTATGGAATCCGAAAAGTGAATTCTTTGAAACGTTTACCGAAAAAGATACGCTGGCTCAGGTGAGAGAAGCAATTGGATTTATTCCGTGGTATTTTAATTTGCCAAAAAAAGACAAAGGTTTTGAAAAAGCCTGGGAGCAGATTAAGGATGAAAAAGGGTTTTCGGCGCCTTTTGGTTTGACAACAGCGGAGCGCAGAAGTCCGCGTTTCAGGACTCATGGCACAGGAACCTGTGAATGGGACGGAGCAATTTGGCCTTTTGCGAGTTCACAGACTTTGACGGCTTTGGCGAATGTTCTGAATAATTATGATCAGAATTTCGTAGCCAAAACCGATTATTTCAAGCAAATGGATTTGTATGTGCAGTCGCAATATTACCGAGGAAAGCCATACATTGGAGAATATCTGGACGAAACAACCGGTTATTGGCTGATGGGCGACAAAGAAAGAAGCCGTTATTACAACCATTCGACTTTTAACGATTTGATGATTACGGGATTGGTGGGTTTACGTCCGAGAGCAGATGAAAAGATTGAAGTAAATCCGTTGATTCCACAGGAAAAATGGGATTGGTTTTGTCTGGATAATGTGTTGTATCACGGGAATATCATAACGATTCTTTGGGATAAAACAGGGGAGAAATATCATAAAGGAAAAGGTTTTAGGATTTTTAAGAATGGTAAGGAAATTGCTGTTTCAGAAAAATTGGAGAAATTAGTTTCTGAGTAA
- a CDS encoding HNH endonuclease, whose product MGKITDEMVEKSFEIGKDFYANKLSLKEGISVLTNIGMNENSAVDYIYNYSNLIQGKLFTRTTNIYGTEYFLRKIYEENGVNGLQNALLSLSQHIDYYEEKSGSSVKKGKDIYNKYVKLIDHIPSNIVYADEVNPKIEYAEGKTKQVLVNSYERNQIARKKCIEHFGFNCQVCDFNFKDKFGELGVEFIHVHHKIDISTIGKEYSVNPLTDLIPVCPNCHAMLHKRTPAYSIEELKEMMDK is encoded by the coding sequence ATGGGGAAAATAACAGATGAAATGGTTGAAAAATCATTTGAAATTGGGAAAGATTTTTATGCCAATAAATTATCACTTAAAGAAGGAATAAGTGTGTTGACCAATATTGGAATGAATGAAAATTCGGCTGTAGATTATATCTATAATTATTCTAATTTGATTCAAGGTAAATTATTTACTAGGACAACTAATATTTATGGAACTGAATATTTTCTAAGAAAAATATATGAGGAAAACGGAGTAAATGGACTTCAAAATGCTTTACTTTCATTATCACAACATATAGATTATTATGAGGAGAAATCAGGTTCTTCAGTTAAAAAAGGAAAAGATATTTATAATAAGTATGTAAAATTAATCGATCATATTCCTTCTAATATTGTATACGCAGACGAAGTAAACCCTAAGATTGAATACGCGGAGGGAAAAACTAAACAAGTTTTAGTAAATAGTTACGAGCGAAATCAAATTGCAAGGAAAAAATGTATTGAACATTTTGGCTTTAATTGTCAAGTTTGTGACTTCAATTTTAAAGATAAGTTTGGTGAATTAGGGGTTGAATTTATACATGTTCATCATAAAATTGACATATCAACTATAGGAAAAGAATATTCTGTAAATCCTTTAACAGATTTGATTCCTGTATGTCCGAATTGCCACGCTATGTTACATAAAAGAACACCAGCTTATTCGATTGAAGAATTAAAAGAAATGATGGATAAATAA